A region of Gracilinanus agilis isolate LMUSP501 chromosome 3, AgileGrace, whole genome shotgun sequence DNA encodes the following proteins:
- the RCBTB2 gene encoding RCC1 and BTB domain-containing protein 2 isoform X1, which produces MLDVGKWPIFALCSPDELKLIRQACVFGSAGNEVLYSTENDEVFVLGTNCSGCLGTGDILHSLEPRRIDHLCGKKIVCLSYGSGPHVVIATDEGEVYTWGHNTYGQLGNGTTNHGLVPTHISTNIGNRKIIEVACGSHHSLVLTSDGEVFAWGYNNSGQVGSGSTANQPIPRKVTGCLQNKMVTTIACGQMCSMAVVESGEVYVWGYNGNGQLGLGSSGNQATPCRIAALQGIRVHKIVCGYAHTLVLTDEGQLYAWGANSYGQLGTGNKSNQSYPTPVNVEKDRVIEVAACHSAHTSAAKTQSGHIYMWGQCRGQSVTIPHLTHFSCTDDVFACFATPAVSWRLLSVEPDDHLTVAQSLKKEFDNPETADLKFLVDGKYIYVHKVLLKIRCEHFRSVLNGNEDDIVEMDEFSYPVYRAFLEYLYTDSINLCPEDAIGLLDLATFYRDNRLKKLCQQTIKQGICEDNAIALLSAAVKYEAQDLEEFCFRFCINHLTVVTQTSGFAEMDHDLLKNFISKASRVGAFKN; this is translated from the exons ATGCTAGATGTGGGGAAGTGGCCAATTTTTGCCCTTTGCTCTCCAGATGAATTGAAGTTAATTCGTCAGGCCTGTGTCTTTGGCAGTGCTGGCAATGAAGTTCTATACTCTACAGAAAATGATGAG GTCTTTGTGCTCGGCACCAACTGTAGCGGCTGCTTGGGAACAGGGGATATCTTGCACTCCCTCGAACCACGGCGGATCGATCACTTATGCGGCAAAAAAATAGTCTGCTTGAGCTATGGGAGCGGCCCTCACGTCGTCATCGCGACAGATG aaggAGAAGTGTATACCTGGGGCCATAATACTTACGGCCAGTTGGGCAATGGAACAACTAACCATGGTTTAGTACCCACCCATATCTCTACCAATATTGGAAACAGGAAAATTATTGAAGTGGCCTGTGGATCTCACCATTCCTTGGTACTGACATCTGATGGCGAG GTGTTTGCCTGGGGTTATAATAACTCGGGACAGGTCGGCTCTGGCTCCACCGCCAACCAGCCCATTCCTCGAAAAGTTACAGGCTGCTTACAGAACAAGATGGTCACCACCATCGCGTGTGGCCAGATGTGCTCCATGGCTGTGGTGGAGAGTGGTGAG GTGTACGTCTGGGGATACAATGGAAACGGGCAGCTGGGCCTGGGCAGCAGCGGCAATCAGGCGACGCCCTGTAGAATCGCAGCTCTCCAAGGCATTCGGGTGCACAAG ATCGTCTGCGGCTACGCACATACCTTAGTGCTAACGGACGAAGGTCAGCTGTATGCCTGGGGAGCCAACTCGTACGGCCAGTTGGGCACCGGCAATAAAAGTAACCAGTCTTACCCTACTCCGGTCAATGTGGAAAAGGACAG AGTGATCGAGGTCGCCGCCTGCCACTCTGCCCACACCTCCGCGGCCAAGACCCAGAGCGGCCACATCTACATGTGGGGCCAGTGCCGGGGCCAGTCAGTGACCATCCCACACCTCACCCACTTCTCCTGCACGGACGACGTGTTCGCCTGCTTTGCCACCCCGGCCGTGTCGTGGCGCCTCCTCTCCGTCG AGCCGGATGACCACCTCACGGTCGCGCAGTCACTAAAGAAAGAGTTTGATAACCCTGAGACGGCGGACTTGAAGTTTCTGGTGGATGGAAAATATATTTACGTGCATAAGGTCCTTCTCAAAATTAG GTGTGAACATTTTCGTTCTGTATTGAATGGCAATGAGGATGACATTGTAGAGATGGATGAGTTTTCCTATCCTGTTTACCGAGCCTTTCTGGAGTACCTGTACACAGACTCCATCAACCTCTGTCCAGAGGATGCAATAG GGCTGCTGGACCTGGCTACGTTCTATAGGGACAACCGATTGAAAAAGCTCTGCCAGCAAACTATCAAGCAAGGGATCTGTGAGGACAACGCCATCGCCCTGCTTTCAGCCGCCGTGAAGTACGAAGCGCAG GATTTAGAGGAATTCTGCTTCCGATTTTGCATCAATCATTTGACTGTAGTTACACAAACTTCAGGCTTTGCAGAAATGGACCATGACCTTCTGAAGAACTTCATCAGTAAGGCAAGCCGAGTTGGagcctttaaaaattaa
- the RCBTB2 gene encoding RCC1 and BTB domain-containing protein 2 isoform X2 translates to MLDVGKWPIFALCSPDELKLIRQACVFGSAGNEVLYSTENDEVFVLGTNCSGCLGTGDILHSLEPRRIDHLCGKKIVCLSYGSGPHVVIATDEGEVYTWGHNTYGQLGNGTTNHGLVPTHISTNIGNRKIIEVACGSHHSLVLTSDGEVFAWGYNNSGQVGSGSTANQPIPRKVTGCLQNKMVTTIACGQMCSMAVVESGEVYVWGYNGNGQLGLGSSGNQATPCRIAALQGIRVHKIVCGYAHTLVLTDEGQLYAWGANSYGQLGTGNKSNQSYPTPVNVEKDRVIEVAACHSAHTSAAKTQSGHIYMWGQCRGQSVTIPHLTHFSCTDDVFACFATPAVSWRLLSVEPDDHLTVAQSLKKEFDNPETADLKFLVDGKYIYVHKVLLKIRCEHFRSVLNGNEDDIVEMDEFSYPVYRAFLEYLYTDSINLCPEDAIGLLDLATFYRDNRLKKLCQQTIKQGICEDNAIALLSAAVKYEAQVDAINQHLFVL, encoded by the exons ATGCTAGATGTGGGGAAGTGGCCAATTTTTGCCCTTTGCTCTCCAGATGAATTGAAGTTAATTCGTCAGGCCTGTGTCTTTGGCAGTGCTGGCAATGAAGTTCTATACTCTACAGAAAATGATGAG GTCTTTGTGCTCGGCACCAACTGTAGCGGCTGCTTGGGAACAGGGGATATCTTGCACTCCCTCGAACCACGGCGGATCGATCACTTATGCGGCAAAAAAATAGTCTGCTTGAGCTATGGGAGCGGCCCTCACGTCGTCATCGCGACAGATG aaggAGAAGTGTATACCTGGGGCCATAATACTTACGGCCAGTTGGGCAATGGAACAACTAACCATGGTTTAGTACCCACCCATATCTCTACCAATATTGGAAACAGGAAAATTATTGAAGTGGCCTGTGGATCTCACCATTCCTTGGTACTGACATCTGATGGCGAG GTGTTTGCCTGGGGTTATAATAACTCGGGACAGGTCGGCTCTGGCTCCACCGCCAACCAGCCCATTCCTCGAAAAGTTACAGGCTGCTTACAGAACAAGATGGTCACCACCATCGCGTGTGGCCAGATGTGCTCCATGGCTGTGGTGGAGAGTGGTGAG GTGTACGTCTGGGGATACAATGGAAACGGGCAGCTGGGCCTGGGCAGCAGCGGCAATCAGGCGACGCCCTGTAGAATCGCAGCTCTCCAAGGCATTCGGGTGCACAAG ATCGTCTGCGGCTACGCACATACCTTAGTGCTAACGGACGAAGGTCAGCTGTATGCCTGGGGAGCCAACTCGTACGGCCAGTTGGGCACCGGCAATAAAAGTAACCAGTCTTACCCTACTCCGGTCAATGTGGAAAAGGACAG AGTGATCGAGGTCGCCGCCTGCCACTCTGCCCACACCTCCGCGGCCAAGACCCAGAGCGGCCACATCTACATGTGGGGCCAGTGCCGGGGCCAGTCAGTGACCATCCCACACCTCACCCACTTCTCCTGCACGGACGACGTGTTCGCCTGCTTTGCCACCCCGGCCGTGTCGTGGCGCCTCCTCTCCGTCG AGCCGGATGACCACCTCACGGTCGCGCAGTCACTAAAGAAAGAGTTTGATAACCCTGAGACGGCGGACTTGAAGTTTCTGGTGGATGGAAAATATATTTACGTGCATAAGGTCCTTCTCAAAATTAG GTGTGAACATTTTCGTTCTGTATTGAATGGCAATGAGGATGACATTGTAGAGATGGATGAGTTTTCCTATCCTGTTTACCGAGCCTTTCTGGAGTACCTGTACACAGACTCCATCAACCTCTGTCCAGAGGATGCAATAG GGCTGCTGGACCTGGCTACGTTCTATAGGGACAACCGATTGAAAAAGCTCTGCCAGCAAACTATCAAGCAAGGGATCTGTGAGGACAACGCCATCGCCCTGCTTTCAGCCGCCGTGAAGTACGAAGCGCAG GTGGATGCAATTAATCAACATCTTTTCGTTTTATGA